The Podospora pseudocomata strain CBS 415.72m chromosome 3, whole genome shotgun sequence genome window below encodes:
- a CDS encoding hypothetical protein (COG:S; EggNog:ENOG503PE42) → MTSPKINMWLERARGELTRSELVELLTAIGKHLADHGEQPGIHTLLEGASRPSSSVSPATASSDQRTSPYPKRPLPLPISHHQRGKPRRVSYKRSSRSPASARTDKDTDLASLLCMLCLEIGKTTPFKYKADLVTHLLNFHLKNHCQWECPQSGCGKPFDSTHGMKEHLKEAGHETIHCGKLEDLLEDCKTALCPQVVFACGAKVCREVFIVSDPSEPARIAATAKDYCKHIANHIVVGHEWSFSNRFRNLMRQDGVYEAFTARGNNVEHFNWQPHTSFVLRKVLETRHFNAQDIELLVLWAEKLGFGSYSLPTSPIPTEPLLGISLPKESESCAWCNRSPTALLPPPPHNGIPFHGFSYSQASETPTGVASLPASSHVEFVAAQNEMGRSLTGIKGNLEGYPLGVSASFISGQTAVPAGHGQLYINYPSTSQQPSTTRPASLMGDMHAPHEPLSGINDHLNGLPLAGTGSLFSAGQTAVAFGMHTNDPSASQQAYTPRPDLVVDEYDAPHEVDQEDTPVWTRNTYDR, encoded by the exons ATGACTTCACCCAAGATCAACATGTGGCTTGAAAGAGCCCGAGGTGAATTGACAAGGAGCGAACTTGTCGAACTTCTTACGGCTATCGGAAAGCATCTTGCCGATCATGGAGAGCAACCGGGAATCCATACACTGTTGGAGGGCGCCTCAC GTCCTTCTTCAAGCGTTTCCCCAGCTACGGCCAGCTCTGATCAGAGAACATCACCTTACCCTAAGAGGCCTCTGCCATTGCCCatctctcatcaccaacgaggAAAGCCACGTCGCGTTAGCTACAAACGGTCCTCGCGCTCCCCTGCCTCAGCCCGGACAGACAAGGACACCGACCTTGCCTCCCTTCTTTGTATGCTGTGTTTGGAAATCGGGAAAACTACCCCCTTCAAGTATAAAGCCGATCTTGTCACACATTTGCTCAATTTTCACCTCAAGAACCACTGTCAGTGGGAGTGCCCCCAGAGCGGCTGCGGCAAGCCGTTTGACTCCACTCATGGAATGAAAGAACATCTGAAGGAGGCTGGCCATGAAACGATTCACTGTGGGAAACTGGAAGACTTACTGGAAGACTGCAAAACTGCATTATGCCCACAGGTCGTCTTTGCATGTGGTGCAAAGGTTTGCAGGGAGGTCTTTATAGTATCCGACCCCTCCGAACCTGCAAGAATTGCTGCAACCGCTAAAGACTACTGCAAGCACATCGCCAACCACATCGTCGTAGGTCACGAGTGGTCTTTTTCAAATCGTTTCCGGAATCTGATGCGCCAAGATGGTGTGTACGAGGCCTTCACGGCTCGGGGCAACAACGTGGAACACTTCAATTGGCAGCCGCATACCTCATTCGTGTtgaggaaggtgttggagACTCGCCATTTCAATGCTCAGGATATTGAACTGTTGGTCCTCTGGGCTGAAAAGCTCGGCTTCGGATCCTACTCCCTACCCACCTCGCCGATACCGACAGAGCCACTCTTGGGCATCTCACTTCCTAAAGAAAGTGAGAGCTGTGCCTGGTGCAACAGAAGTCCCACTGCTTTAttgccccctcccccccacaaCGGGATTCCTTTTCACGGCTTCAGTTACTCGCAGGCCTCTGAGACCCCGACTGGAGTGGCTTCACTACCGGCATCCAGTCATGTTGAGTTTGTGGCTGCTCAAAATGAGATGGGCCGATCGCTTACAGGCATCAAGGGCAATCTAGAAGGCTATCCTCTGGGCGTTAGTGCCAGCTTTATTTCTGGCCAGACCGCGGTTCCCGCTGGACATGGTCAACTGTACATCAACtatccctcaacctcccagcAGCCTTCTACAACTCGGCCGGCTTCTTTGATGGGCGACATGCATGCGCCTCATGAGCCACTATCTGGGATCAACGACCATCTCAATGGCCTTCCCCTGGCCGGCACGGGCAGCTTATTTTCTGCCGGTCAAACTGCTGTTGCGTTTGGAATGCACACCAACGATCCCTCGGCCTCCCAGCAGGCTTACACACCTCGGCCGGATCTAGTGGTGGATGAATATGATGCACCCCATGAAGTGGATCAAGAGGACACTCCAGTTTGGACAAGGAACACCTACGACCGCTGA